The Prunus persica cultivar Lovell chromosome G8, Prunus_persica_NCBIv2, whole genome shotgun sequence genome includes a region encoding these proteins:
- the LOC109950620 gene encoding uncharacterized protein At1g04910 produces MKKKKRDVSNGHSSINMNSVINVTPLSGVVFRTAVLRRHLRRLRHHVFPLVSAVSGCLLLLLAAFSLLAPSPVLHHHDHLSLLRHYHSSDDNGVVEARSNSDETATFRVPESGGSSGRDLWSTRKSDMFHCCSNAADNFATADVKTHSNRYLLIATSGGLNQQRTGITDAVVAAYILNATLVVPKLDQKSFWKDSSNFDEIFDVDWFISSLSKDVEIIKQLPTKAGKPMSPYTMRVPRKCNAKCYQNRLVPVLNKKHAVQLTKFDYRLSNKLDSNLQKLRCRANYHALKFTDLINEMGKKLVDRMRMKSKHFIALHLRFEPDMLAFSGCDFGGGEKERKELGKIRKRWKTLHASNPDKVRRHGRCPLTPEEVGLMLRALGFGSDIHLYVASGEVYGGEETLAPLKKLFPNFHSKETIASKEELTPFSSFSSRMAALDFIVCDESDVFITNNNGNMARMLAGRRRYFGHKPTIRPNAKKLSPLFMNRNNMTWEEFASKLRTSQIGFMGEPNEIKPGRGEFHENPAACICRASSTRSNEVPIPQNESYDSQNIHKEDDMKKDSGYVTDEQITEDEQDWSEIDYTEMNINRSQGKVLPSVRVSDPGLLLKPDEPELEEFFSD; encoded by the exons atgaagaagaagaagagagacgTAAGCAACGGCCACAGCAGCATCAACATGAACAGCGTCATCAACGTCACCCCCCTCAGCGGCGTCGTTTTCAGAACCGCCGTTCTCCGGCGACACCTCCGCCGTCTCCGCCACCACGTGTTCCCCCTCGTCTCCGCCGTCTCTGGTTGCCTCCTACTCCTCCTCGCCgccttctctctcctcgctCCGTCTCCGGTTCTGCATCACCACGATCACCTCTCGCTCTTGCGTCACTACCATTCCTCG GATGACAATGGCGTCGTTGAGGCCCGGTCGAACTCGGATGAAACGGCCACGTTTCGTGTTCCG gAGAGTGGAGGGAGCTCAGGTCGAGATTTATGGAGCACAAGGAAATCGGATATGTTCCACTGTTGCAGCAATGCCGCCGATAACTTTGCAA CTGCTGATGTGAAAACACATTCGAATCGCTACTTGTTGATTGCTACTAGTGGAGGCTTAAACCAACAAAGAACAGGG ATAACTGATGCTGTTGTTGCAGCTTATATCTTGAATGCTACCCTTGTTGTTCCCAAGCTGGACCAGAAATCATTTTGGAAGGATTCCAG CAACTTTGATGAAATCTTTGATGTAGACTGGTTTATATCATCTCTATCAAAAGATGTTGAAATCATTAAACAGCTTCCAACAAAGGCCGGAAAACCAATGAGTCCATATACCATGCGTGTCCCAAGGAAGTGCAATGCAAAATGCTACCAGAATCGTTTAGTGCCTGTTCTTAATAAAAAGCAT GCTGTTCAGCTCACAAAGTTTGATTACAGGCTTTCAAATaagttggattcaaatttACAAAAGCTTAGGTGTAGAGCAAATTATCATGCCTTGAAGTTTACTGACCTTATTAATGAAATGGGGAAAAAGTTGGTTGATAGAATGAGGATGAAAAGCAAGCATTTCATTGCCCTGCATTTGAG GTTTGAGCCTGATATGCTGGCATTTTCTGGATGTGATTTTGGtggaggagaaaaagaaaggaaagaacTTGGGAAAATTCGGAAAAGGTGGAAAACTTTACAT GCAAGCAACCCTGACAAGGTACGAAGACATGGCAGATGCCCGCTAACTCCAGAGGAAGTTGGCCTTATGCTTAGAGCACTGGGTTTTGGAAGTGATATTCACTTGTATGTGGCATCAGGTGAAGTATACGGAGGTGAAGAGACGTTGGCACCACTGAAGAAACTTTTCCCAAACTTCCACTCAAAAGAGACTATAGCAAGTAAAGAGGAGTTGACACCATTTTCATCCTTCTCTTCTCGAATGGCTGCACTTGACTTTATTGTTTGTGATGAAAGTGATGTTTTCATCACCAACAACAACGGCAATATGGCTAGAATGTTAGCTGGTCGAAG GAGATACTTTGGTCATAAACCAACAATCCGTCCAAATGCTAAAAAACTGTCTCCGTTGTTCATGAATCGTAATAACATGACTTGGGAAGAATTTGCCTCCAAGCTTCGAACTAGTCAAATTGGATTCATGGGAGAGCCAAATGAGATAAAGCCTGGCAGGGGTGAGTTCCATGAAAACCCAGCAGCCTGCATATGTAGAGCATCTAGCACAAGGTCCAATGAAGTTCCAATTCCTCAAAATGAAAGTTATGACAGCCAGAACATACATAAGGAGGATGACATGAAAAAGGACAGTGGTTACGTGACAGACGAGCAAATAACTGAGGATGAGCAGGATTGGTCTGAGATTGATTATACGGAAATGAACATAAATCGTTCTCAGGGTAAAGTGCTGCCTAGTGTAAGAGTTTCAGATCCAGGTCTTTTACTTAAACCTGACGAACCAGAACTTGAAGAGTTCTTTTCAGACTAG
- the LOC18767545 gene encoding TMV resistance protein N isoform X1, with protein sequence MNSSSSSVPFSAPLQEKYDVFLSFRGEDTRDTFTSHLHKDLLRKNIDTYIDRRLERGDEIAPALLKAIERSKIALVIFSKDYASSAWCLKELVHILGCKKSHGQIVIPIFYRIDPSHVRKQQGTCALEDRPLKRSSRDEDEVANWRAALEEAANMSGFHYSSKTGRTEADFVEEVVQDVLTKLNRESSSDLRGLFGIQRKIDKIESLLCLDSPGVCCVGIWGMGGIGKTTLADAVFHRQWQSSKFEAACFLANVREKSEKTDGLNELRNTLVRELLKDKDVNINTPSVPPHIQDRLRRTKAFIVLDDVNAREHLEVLVGDDDRFCQGSRIMVTARDKGLLEQKIDLEKIYNVEGLGSDEALELFHSHAFGNKSPTTDYTELSREVVDYIKGIPLALKVMGSSFRRCKSKQEWEVQWKKVKRVPIGEIQKVLRVSYDGLDDNEKEIFLDVACFHKGYLRKSVEKMLDGCDFFGEAGINDLIDRSLISISQDMVLKKAKEEYSGRIVEMQSVERIGMHDLVQEMGRAIAQKQGSRLFNADDVYKALTNNQRDGHVQAISFDLNMIGKPHLKDANFKKMYQLRWLRVSYPYLLSGSLHLPNSLRYLYWQGYPLESLPSKFSAQNLLVLDTPYSEFGVPLWNEDQSPVNLKRINLFWSKRLTEVPNLSRSLNIEHINLRGCESLVEIPSYFQHLGKLTYLRLGLCANLKNLPEMPCNLEFLDLSRTAIEELPSSVWSHEKISRLDIKYCKHLKSLPSNTCKLKLSSSFSLEGCVSLCEFWELPRGTTVLELSSTTIKELRNESIESVIGLTAINLNDCESLVSLPTNIWKLKSLESLDLIRCSKFQFFPEISEAMEHLEFLNLSGTMVKEVPKSIGNLVALRKLHMVECSIQEIPDDLFSLTSLQELDLSLTEIKSIPASIKQAAQLSHLCLNGCKSLESLPELPPLLQCLEAKDCVSLRTVSSSSTALAQGWEKYIFSQGLHEKHIFSDCRKLDENARSNIFGDAQLRIMRMATASSKFKEDKIEQPSYDSDDSYDDFEEGFLRKRSFVAIRCSGSEIPNWFSHKSEGCSIKIELPRDWFSTDFLGFALSLVVDFAPWGMQLLCKFNFKTSNGESHEVNHPLSSLHPKNFITRELFSCDEVFVWWHDNFFEEVVEGAQSPTAFYKLVTEVNVDFTVWTSPLKKCGICLLYGKDAEMIKQRAL encoded by the exons atgaattcttcttcttcttctgttccTTTTTCTGCTCCTCTTCAAGAAAAGTACGATGTGTTTCTTAGTTTCAGAGGTGAAGACACACGCGATACTTTTACCAGCCATCTTCACAAGGATTTACTTCGGAAGAACATTGACACCTACATAGATCGCAGGCTCGAGAGAGGAGATGAAATTGCTCCTGCCCTTCTAAAAGCAATCGAGAGATCGAAAATTGCACTAGTCATTTTCTCAAAAGACTATGCTTCTTCCGCATGGTGTTTGAAAGAACTTGTGCATATACTTGGATGCAAGAAAAGCCATGGACAGATTGTTATACCCATTTTTTATCGCATAGATCCATCACATGTACGAAAACAGCAGGGAACTTGTGCACTTGAAGATCGTCCACTTAAGCGCAGCAGTAGGGATGAGGATGAGGTGGCCAACTGGAGGGCTGCTTTGGAGGAAGCAGCCAATATGTCTGGGTTTCATTATTCCAGCAAAACAGG GAGGACAGAGGCCGATTTTGTTGAGGAAGTTGTCCAAGATGTTTTGACCAAATTGAATCGGGAATCGTCAAGTGATTTGAGGGGCCTGTTTGGAATTCAAaggaaaattgacaaaattgagTCGTTATTATGCTTGGATTCACCAGGTGTTTGCTGTGTAGGTATTTGGGGCATGGGTGGTATTGGCAAGACTACCCTTGCTGATGCTGTATTTCACAGGCAGTGGCAGTCCTCAAAATTTGAAGCTGCTTGTTTTCTCGCAAATGTCAGGGAGAAATCCGAAAAAACGGATGGACTAAATGAGTTGCGAAATACACTTGTTCGTGAATTATTGAAGGATAAAGATGTAAATATCAACACTCCGTCTGTTCCACCTCATATTCAAGATAGGCTCAGGCGTACAAAGGCGTTCATTGTTCTTGATGACGTGAATGCTCGAGAACACCTAGAAGTTCTTGTTGGTGATGATGATCGGTTTTGCCAAGGAAGTCGAATCATGGTAACTGCTAGAGATAAAGGCCTGCTTGAGCAAAAAATTGACCTTGAAAAGATATACAATGTTGAGGGATTAGGTTCTGATGAAGCTCTTGAGCTCTTTCACTCGCATGCTTTTGGAAATAAGTCCCCAACAACAGATTACACTGAGTTGTCAAGAGAGGTGGTGGATTATATTAAGGGCATTCCATTAGCTCTTAAAGTTATGGGGTCCTCATTCCGTCGTTGCAAGAGCAAACAAGAGTGGGAAGTTCAATGGAAAAAAGTGAAACGAGTTCCAATCGGAGAAATTCAGAAAGTGTTGAGAGTAAGTTACGATGGATTAGACGACAATGAGAAGGAGATATTTCTTGATGTAGCATGTTTTCATAAAGGCTATTTGAGGAAAAGTGTAGAAAAAATGTTAGATGGTTGTGATTTCTTTGGGGAAGCGGGAATCAATGACCTTATTGATAGGTCTCTCATATCAATTTCACAAGATATGGTGTTAAAAAAAGCGAAAGAGGAATACTCAGGACGGATAGTAGAGATGCAGTCAGTAGAACGGATAGGGATGCATGATTTGGTGCAGGAAATGGGTAGGGCAATTGCTCAAAAACAAGGCAGTAGGTTGTTTAATGCAGATGATGTCTATAAAGCGTTGACAAATAACCAG AGAGATGGACATGTTCAAGCCATATCCTTTGACTTGAATATGATTGGAAAGCCACACTTGAAAGATGCGAACTTCAAAAAGATGTATCAACTCAGATGGCTACGTGTTAGTTATCCATATCTTTTGAGtggttctcttcatcttccCAATTCTCTTAGATATCTTTACTGGCAGGGATATCCTTTAGAATCTTTGCCATCAAAATTTTCTGCTCAAAATCTTCTTGTCCTTGATACGCCGTACAGTGAATTTGGGGTGCCACTGTGGAATGAAGACcag AGTCCAGTGAATTTAAAACGTATCAATCTTTTTTGGTCCAAACGTCTAACTGAAGTCCCAAATCTCTCTCGGAGTCTAAATATTGAGCATATAAATCTGCGAGGCTGTGAAAGTTTGGTTGAAATTCCTTCGTATTTTCAACATCTTGGCAAGCTTACTTATCTTCGCCTTGGGCTGTGCGCAAATCTCAAAAATCTTCCCGAGATGCCATGCAATCTTGAATTCTTAGATTTGTCTAGGACAGCAATAGAGGAATTGCCTTCATCAGTTTGGTCTCACGAAAAAATATCTCGCTTAGATATTAAATATTGTAAACACCTTAAGAGTCTTCCAAGCAACACTTGTAAACTGAAACTCTCGAGTTCTTTTAGTCTAGAGGGCTGCGTATCTCTTTGCGAGTTTTGGGAGCTTCCCAGGGGTACAACAGTGCTAGAGTTGAGTAGTACAACAATAAAAGAATTGAGGAATGAATCAATAGAGTCTGTTATTGGTCTCACTGCAATTAACCTGAACGATTGCGAAAGCCTTGTGAGTCTCCCAACGAACATTTGGAAGTTGAAATCTCTGGAGAGTCTTGATCTCATTCGTTGCtccaaatttcaattcttcCCAGAAATCTCAGAGGCTATGGAACATCTGGAGTTTCTAAATTTATCAGGTACAATGGTTAAAGAGGTACCCAAATCAATTGGAAATCTAGTTGCGCTTCGAAAATTACACATGGTTGAGTGCAGTATACAAGAAATCCCTGATGACCTTTTTAGCTTAACCTCATTACAAGAGTTAGATCTAAGTTTGACCGAAATTAAGAGCATACCTGCAAGCATCAAACAAGCTGCTCAGCTGTCTCACCTGTGCCTCAATGGTTGCAAGAGCCTTGAATCTTTACCAGAGCTCCCCCCATTATTGCAATGTCTTGAAGCAAAAGATTGCGTGTCACTGAGGACAGTGTCAAGTTCAAGCACTGCACTCGCACAAGGTtgggaaaaatatatattttctcaaGGGCTTCATGAGAAACATATATTTTCTGATTGCAGAAAGTTGGATGAGAATGCACGAAGCAACATATTCGGTGATGCACAACTCAGAATTATGCGAATGGCAACTGCGTCGTCGAAGTTTAAAGAAGACAAAATTGAACAACCATCATATGATTCGGATGATAGCTATGATGATTTTGAagag GGATTTTTACGCAAGAGATCTTTCGTTGCCATTAGATGTTCAGGGAGTGAAATTCCAAATTGGTTCAGCCATAAAAGTGAGGGATGTTCAATAAAGATTGAGCTTCCTCGTGATTGGTTTAGCACAGATTTCTTGGGTTTCGCTCTATCTCTTGTTGTTGACTTTGCTCCATGGGGTATGCAGCTTTTAtgcaagttcaacttcaaaactaGTAATGGTGAAAGCCATGAAGTCAACCATCCTTTGTCTAGTCTGCACCCGAAAAATTTCATTACAAGGGAGTTATTTTCTTGTGATGAGGTGTTTGTGTGGTGGCATGATAATTTCTTTGAAGAAGTTGTAGAGGGAGCTCAAAGCCCCACTGCGTTTTACAAACTTGTTACTGAGGTCAATGTGGACTTCACCGTATGGACTTCACCGTTGAAAAAGTGTGGGATATGTCTGTTGTATGGCAAAGATGCTGAGATGATAAAGCAGAGGGCTTTGTAG
- the LOC18767545 gene encoding TMV resistance protein N isoform X2, producing the protein MNSSSSSVPFSAPLQEKYDVFLSFRGEDTRDTFTSHLHKDLLRKNIDTYIDRRLERGDEIAPALLKAIERSKIALVIFSKDYASSAWCLKELVHILGCKKSHGQIVIPIFYRIDPSHVRKQQGTCALEDRPLKRSSRDEDEVANWRAALEEAANMSGFHYSSKTGTEADFVEEVVQDVLTKLNRESSSDLRGLFGIQRKIDKIESLLCLDSPGVCCVGIWGMGGIGKTTLADAVFHRQWQSSKFEAACFLANVREKSEKTDGLNELRNTLVRELLKDKDVNINTPSVPPHIQDRLRRTKAFIVLDDVNAREHLEVLVGDDDRFCQGSRIMVTARDKGLLEQKIDLEKIYNVEGLGSDEALELFHSHAFGNKSPTTDYTELSREVVDYIKGIPLALKVMGSSFRRCKSKQEWEVQWKKVKRVPIGEIQKVLRVSYDGLDDNEKEIFLDVACFHKGYLRKSVEKMLDGCDFFGEAGINDLIDRSLISISQDMVLKKAKEEYSGRIVEMQSVERIGMHDLVQEMGRAIAQKQGSRLFNADDVYKALTNNQRDGHVQAISFDLNMIGKPHLKDANFKKMYQLRWLRVSYPYLLSGSLHLPNSLRYLYWQGYPLESLPSKFSAQNLLVLDTPYSEFGVPLWNEDQSPVNLKRINLFWSKRLTEVPNLSRSLNIEHINLRGCESLVEIPSYFQHLGKLTYLRLGLCANLKNLPEMPCNLEFLDLSRTAIEELPSSVWSHEKISRLDIKYCKHLKSLPSNTCKLKLSSSFSLEGCVSLCEFWELPRGTTVLELSSTTIKELRNESIESVIGLTAINLNDCESLVSLPTNIWKLKSLESLDLIRCSKFQFFPEISEAMEHLEFLNLSGTMVKEVPKSIGNLVALRKLHMVECSIQEIPDDLFSLTSLQELDLSLTEIKSIPASIKQAAQLSHLCLNGCKSLESLPELPPLLQCLEAKDCVSLRTVSSSSTALAQGWEKYIFSQGLHEKHIFSDCRKLDENARSNIFGDAQLRIMRMATASSKFKEDKIEQPSYDSDDSYDDFEEGFLRKRSFVAIRCSGSEIPNWFSHKSEGCSIKIELPRDWFSTDFLGFALSLVVDFAPWGMQLLCKFNFKTSNGESHEVNHPLSSLHPKNFITRELFSCDEVFVWWHDNFFEEVVEGAQSPTAFYKLVTEVNVDFTVWTSPLKKCGICLLYGKDAEMIKQRAL; encoded by the exons atgaattcttcttcttcttctgttccTTTTTCTGCTCCTCTTCAAGAAAAGTACGATGTGTTTCTTAGTTTCAGAGGTGAAGACACACGCGATACTTTTACCAGCCATCTTCACAAGGATTTACTTCGGAAGAACATTGACACCTACATAGATCGCAGGCTCGAGAGAGGAGATGAAATTGCTCCTGCCCTTCTAAAAGCAATCGAGAGATCGAAAATTGCACTAGTCATTTTCTCAAAAGACTATGCTTCTTCCGCATGGTGTTTGAAAGAACTTGTGCATATACTTGGATGCAAGAAAAGCCATGGACAGATTGTTATACCCATTTTTTATCGCATAGATCCATCACATGTACGAAAACAGCAGGGAACTTGTGCACTTGAAGATCGTCCACTTAAGCGCAGCAGTAGGGATGAGGATGAGGTGGCCAACTGGAGGGCTGCTTTGGAGGAAGCAGCCAATATGTCTGGGTTTCATTATTCCAGCAAAACAGG GACAGAGGCCGATTTTGTTGAGGAAGTTGTCCAAGATGTTTTGACCAAATTGAATCGGGAATCGTCAAGTGATTTGAGGGGCCTGTTTGGAATTCAAaggaaaattgacaaaattgagTCGTTATTATGCTTGGATTCACCAGGTGTTTGCTGTGTAGGTATTTGGGGCATGGGTGGTATTGGCAAGACTACCCTTGCTGATGCTGTATTTCACAGGCAGTGGCAGTCCTCAAAATTTGAAGCTGCTTGTTTTCTCGCAAATGTCAGGGAGAAATCCGAAAAAACGGATGGACTAAATGAGTTGCGAAATACACTTGTTCGTGAATTATTGAAGGATAAAGATGTAAATATCAACACTCCGTCTGTTCCACCTCATATTCAAGATAGGCTCAGGCGTACAAAGGCGTTCATTGTTCTTGATGACGTGAATGCTCGAGAACACCTAGAAGTTCTTGTTGGTGATGATGATCGGTTTTGCCAAGGAAGTCGAATCATGGTAACTGCTAGAGATAAAGGCCTGCTTGAGCAAAAAATTGACCTTGAAAAGATATACAATGTTGAGGGATTAGGTTCTGATGAAGCTCTTGAGCTCTTTCACTCGCATGCTTTTGGAAATAAGTCCCCAACAACAGATTACACTGAGTTGTCAAGAGAGGTGGTGGATTATATTAAGGGCATTCCATTAGCTCTTAAAGTTATGGGGTCCTCATTCCGTCGTTGCAAGAGCAAACAAGAGTGGGAAGTTCAATGGAAAAAAGTGAAACGAGTTCCAATCGGAGAAATTCAGAAAGTGTTGAGAGTAAGTTACGATGGATTAGACGACAATGAGAAGGAGATATTTCTTGATGTAGCATGTTTTCATAAAGGCTATTTGAGGAAAAGTGTAGAAAAAATGTTAGATGGTTGTGATTTCTTTGGGGAAGCGGGAATCAATGACCTTATTGATAGGTCTCTCATATCAATTTCACAAGATATGGTGTTAAAAAAAGCGAAAGAGGAATACTCAGGACGGATAGTAGAGATGCAGTCAGTAGAACGGATAGGGATGCATGATTTGGTGCAGGAAATGGGTAGGGCAATTGCTCAAAAACAAGGCAGTAGGTTGTTTAATGCAGATGATGTCTATAAAGCGTTGACAAATAACCAG AGAGATGGACATGTTCAAGCCATATCCTTTGACTTGAATATGATTGGAAAGCCACACTTGAAAGATGCGAACTTCAAAAAGATGTATCAACTCAGATGGCTACGTGTTAGTTATCCATATCTTTTGAGtggttctcttcatcttccCAATTCTCTTAGATATCTTTACTGGCAGGGATATCCTTTAGAATCTTTGCCATCAAAATTTTCTGCTCAAAATCTTCTTGTCCTTGATACGCCGTACAGTGAATTTGGGGTGCCACTGTGGAATGAAGACcag AGTCCAGTGAATTTAAAACGTATCAATCTTTTTTGGTCCAAACGTCTAACTGAAGTCCCAAATCTCTCTCGGAGTCTAAATATTGAGCATATAAATCTGCGAGGCTGTGAAAGTTTGGTTGAAATTCCTTCGTATTTTCAACATCTTGGCAAGCTTACTTATCTTCGCCTTGGGCTGTGCGCAAATCTCAAAAATCTTCCCGAGATGCCATGCAATCTTGAATTCTTAGATTTGTCTAGGACAGCAATAGAGGAATTGCCTTCATCAGTTTGGTCTCACGAAAAAATATCTCGCTTAGATATTAAATATTGTAAACACCTTAAGAGTCTTCCAAGCAACACTTGTAAACTGAAACTCTCGAGTTCTTTTAGTCTAGAGGGCTGCGTATCTCTTTGCGAGTTTTGGGAGCTTCCCAGGGGTACAACAGTGCTAGAGTTGAGTAGTACAACAATAAAAGAATTGAGGAATGAATCAATAGAGTCTGTTATTGGTCTCACTGCAATTAACCTGAACGATTGCGAAAGCCTTGTGAGTCTCCCAACGAACATTTGGAAGTTGAAATCTCTGGAGAGTCTTGATCTCATTCGTTGCtccaaatttcaattcttcCCAGAAATCTCAGAGGCTATGGAACATCTGGAGTTTCTAAATTTATCAGGTACAATGGTTAAAGAGGTACCCAAATCAATTGGAAATCTAGTTGCGCTTCGAAAATTACACATGGTTGAGTGCAGTATACAAGAAATCCCTGATGACCTTTTTAGCTTAACCTCATTACAAGAGTTAGATCTAAGTTTGACCGAAATTAAGAGCATACCTGCAAGCATCAAACAAGCTGCTCAGCTGTCTCACCTGTGCCTCAATGGTTGCAAGAGCCTTGAATCTTTACCAGAGCTCCCCCCATTATTGCAATGTCTTGAAGCAAAAGATTGCGTGTCACTGAGGACAGTGTCAAGTTCAAGCACTGCACTCGCACAAGGTtgggaaaaatatatattttctcaaGGGCTTCATGAGAAACATATATTTTCTGATTGCAGAAAGTTGGATGAGAATGCACGAAGCAACATATTCGGTGATGCACAACTCAGAATTATGCGAATGGCAACTGCGTCGTCGAAGTTTAAAGAAGACAAAATTGAACAACCATCATATGATTCGGATGATAGCTATGATGATTTTGAagag GGATTTTTACGCAAGAGATCTTTCGTTGCCATTAGATGTTCAGGGAGTGAAATTCCAAATTGGTTCAGCCATAAAAGTGAGGGATGTTCAATAAAGATTGAGCTTCCTCGTGATTGGTTTAGCACAGATTTCTTGGGTTTCGCTCTATCTCTTGTTGTTGACTTTGCTCCATGGGGTATGCAGCTTTTAtgcaagttcaacttcaaaactaGTAATGGTGAAAGCCATGAAGTCAACCATCCTTTGTCTAGTCTGCACCCGAAAAATTTCATTACAAGGGAGTTATTTTCTTGTGATGAGGTGTTTGTGTGGTGGCATGATAATTTCTTTGAAGAAGTTGTAGAGGGAGCTCAAAGCCCCACTGCGTTTTACAAACTTGTTACTGAGGTCAATGTGGACTTCACCGTATGGACTTCACCGTTGAAAAAGTGTGGGATATGTCTGTTGTATGGCAAAGATGCTGAGATGATAAAGCAGAGGGCTTTGTAG